Within Winogradskyella helgolandensis, the genomic segment TCCAAAACTACCAGTAACTCCAAAAGGTCTTGCATTTGGTCGGTCTAAGTAATTACCTCTAAAGTTAAAGTCTAAGCGCAATACTTTAAAAATGTTAGCCACACCAAAACTGTATTCGTAATACATGCGTGTGTCTGGCGCTACTAAAGGAATTTCCATTGGATTACCTGTACTGTTTAAAGCCATGTTTTCATCAGAGAGTTCTCCCCAAACACCTCTTAACCCTAAAATAGCTCTTAAGTTATATTTTTTTAAGAAGGGAATGCGAGAAAAAATACGACCATTAAAATTGTGTTCTAAATGCACAGAGCTATAGGTGTCAGTAACAAACTCGTAATAATCCAATTGCGTAAACGTATTATAAATTGAGAAATAGGATTGGTTACCAGGAACAACACTCAACAATCCTAACGGTACTTCTCCAAATGTTTTACCTAATTCTACAGAAGTAACTAATCTACCGAAACCTCCAACTTGCCATGGTTGAATATATGAAAACTGAACTTTGGTATAGTCAAAATCACTATCAAACCAATCGCGATCTCCACGGCTTACTTGTGCAAAAAGTCTGGCAAAATTATCATTCTTATGTTTTCGTTCGACTCCAAAACCTGTCATTTGACGTTTTGGGAAATAGCCTAATGACAGTCTCGATTCAAATTGTTTAATTTCAGATGACACTCCAGATAGTGCTTCTGGATCATTATAATCTAAGCTAAATGTTGGTGATGCCGAACTTATGGTGCGGAAACTTCCATCAATACGCACTTCAAAATTCCGAGACGGCTCAATTGAAGCTCCAAAATTTGTTAAGTTGATGTTTGAAAGTTTGTCATTTGTTCCTGTACCAATAACAGCTGATGAGGCTAAGCTACGACCTAAGACATCAGAAGAACTTGTTAAACTAGCTCCAATTTGTTCTACATCGCGTCTGTTGCCACCAAAAAGGGTAAGTCGAGTTCGCTTATCTACTAACCACTTCCCTGAAATACCATATTTAAATTTATCGTCTTTAAGTCCATAAGCTAAGAAGCCTTCAATTCTCCATAAATCGTTAGGACCAAAGTATGTTCTTCCTCCTGTTCGTAGTCTCACACCTTCAACTTCATTATAGCCAAAGGTTGAGAAAATAGGACCGTAATCGAGATTCAAACTAGGAAATTCTATATAACCCGATCCAAGAATGCTTGCTAAATTATAAATGCGTTTAAATTTTTTAACCGTTTTAAGGGTATCCAACATTTTGTAAACGCCTTTTTCATCTTTACTTAAGACTTCAAGTCTGTTGGTTTGCCAAAAATCATCCTCTCGGTTATAGACATCTTCATCATAATTATAAACAACCTTATCATAAGACTTAGGATCTTTAGGTTGATCAAATTCGTAATTATCATAGATGGTCGTACGTTTACCATAAACACCTCGTGACATTTCCTTTTTATTCATGGCAAAGTCTGAAAGGAAATAATCGCGTTTAATCAGAAATACGGAATCATTCAATACTTCAAACTCTTGTTCGATATAAATTTCCTTCACCCAGTTGATATTCGCACTTTTTGATGCTTGAAGGTTAATTTCTTTAATAGCGTAAGTTGAATCATTTACCCAGAAATCACCTTTAAAAGTCAATTCGTTTTTTCTCCTAGGGTAATAAATAATATTGTAACACCATTTGTTATCTATAAAAGCGCTATCCGATAAAACGTAGTTATAGGTTTGAACTCCCGTTCTACTCAACGGACTCACAAAACTTTTATCGAAGAACTTTAAGTAATTATCATAAACATTATATTCAGAATAGAGGTCGTCAATAAAATCTATAATAGTTTGGTTATTGCTGAATCCTGAGTTTTTATTTCCTTTTAAATCTTCGTGTTCCTTGTTAAGGATGTTATCTCCAGAGATTTTCTTTACGGATTCATTTAAGAAAATTGGTAAATACGTTTTCCCCGTAACTTTAGAGGTGTCAACTTCGTTAAAAACGAATTCCATACCTTTAAAAAGCTTACTCTTTATTAAGGCACTGTCAATAGTGTTGAGGTCAAATTCTACTTTTTCGTACTGATCGTACTCGTATTGCTTAAACTGACTTAAGCCATTATGGCGTTTACGTTCCCAAATCTTTTTAAGAATTCTTATAGCTGGATTTTCTGAGGCTTTTTTAGATTGTTTTCCTGTAACAATAAGCACTTCATCTAGCGATGATGCTTCCTCTTTAAGCGTGAATTTTAATTCGTAGTTTACCCGTTTTGTTAATGGTATGTCTAAGGTTTGAAACCCTATAAATGAAATAATTAAATCGCTCCAATTCTCTTCAGATTCTAAGTAAAACTTACCGTCTTCATTGGTAATAGTACCTTCGGTAGAGCCTTTGAATAAGACATTGACAAATGGAATAGGTACGTTATTTTCGTCAATAACGTGTCCACTAACTTTAGTCTGCGCTACGGCAGAAAAAAAGCCAAGTATAAGAAATGGGATAAGTAGTTTTAGTTTCATATTAAATAACAAACTTCATCAACAACCGTGCTAAACATAAGTTAGAGGGTTACTAATGAAGTTTATTAAACGCAGATATCTGCAATTTATTTATTTGTACATTACTTTTTTTACTGCTTTAACAACATCATCGCTGTTAGGCAACCATTCTGCTAATAATACAGGTGAATAAGGAGCAGGTGTGTCTGCTGTGTTTATTTTAATAATTGGAGCATCTAAGTAGTCAAACGCTTCAGATTGTACCAAGTATGTGATTTCAGTAGCCACATTTCCAAAAGGCCATGCTTCTTCTAAAACAACCAAACGGTTTGTTTTCTTAACAGATTTTAAAATCGCAGCTCTATCCATAGGACGAACAGTACGTAAATCTATGATCTCGCAAGAAATACCTTCTTTTTCTAATTCGTCTGCAGCTTTATAGGCTTCTTTTATGATTTTACCAAAAGATACGATAGTAACATCTGTACCTTCACGTTTAATTTCAGCAACTCCAATTGGTAAGACATATTCTCCTTCTGGAACTTCACCTTTATCACCATACATTTGCTCACTCTCCATAAAAATAACCGGATCATCATCTCTAATGGCAGCTTTTAACAACCCTTTTGCATCATAAGGATTTGAAGGGACAACCACTTTTAAACCTGGAGTGTTAGCAAACCAATTTTCAAAAGCTTGCGAGTGAGTTGCGCCTAATTGCCCTGCAGAAGCTGTTGGGCCTCTAAATACAATAGGACATTTAAATTGGCCACCAGACATTTGTCTAATTTTAGCCGCATTATTTATAATTTGGTCAATACCAACTAAAGAGAAGTTAAACGTCATATATTCTACAATCGGTCTATTTCCGGTCATTGTAGACCCGATAGCAATACCTGCAAAACCAAGTTCTGCAATAGGAGTATCTATAACGCGTTTTGCGCCAAATTCGTCCAACATACCTTTTGATGCTTTATATGCACCATTGTATTCTGCTACTTCTTCACCCATAAGATAAACACTCTCATCTCTGCGCATTTCTTCGCTCATGGCTTCACAAATAGCTTCTCTAAATTGAATTGTCTTCATGTTCTTATTTTTTGTCGAGTAGCAAAAATAATAATTATTGACTATATAATGACATTAAAAGTAGGGTGAAAAAATAAAAATTCACGAAGATTCATTTTTTTTATGATTTCTATGATTATCTACAATTGCGTTTTTGTTTTAGGAAGGTGAAAATGTCGTATTATCATCAGAAAATCTTTAATTTTTTGAAATATTAATACTAAAAGTGCTTTAAATTAAGTTTTATGAAAATTTTATTATGCACGCATAGTAAAATTCAAATTATTATTTTTATCTTCGTACTCAAGAAAAAAGACGTTTAAAATAAATCATTTATATATGAAAATATTAGTATGTATTAGTCATGTTCCTGATACAACCTCAAAAATTAATTTTACGGATGGTGATACAAAATTTGACACCAATGGTGTGCAATATGTGATTAATCCTAATGATGAATTTGGTCTAACACGTGCCATGTGGTTTAAAGAAAAACAAGGAGCAAGTGTTGATGTGGTTAATGTTGGTGGATCAGAAACAGAACCTACTCTAAGAAAGGCCTTAGCCATTGGTGCAGATTCTGCAATAAGAGTAAATACGCCTGCTACAGATGGTTATGCCGTTGCTAAACAATTAGCTAAAGTTGTTAATGACGGTGGTTACGATTTAGTTATTGCTGGTAGAGAGTCTATTGACTATAATGGAACGATGGTTCCAGGAATGTTGGCAGCAATGATTGGTGCTAATTTTGTAACTAATTGTATAAGTTTAGAAGTGGATGGTACTAGCGCAAAAGCGGTTAGAGAAATCGATGGAGGAAAAGAAACTGTGAGTACATCTTTACCATTAGTAATTGGGGGACAAAAAGGATTGGTTGAAGAAAGTGATCTTCGTATCCCAAATATGAGAGGTATTATGATGGCTCGTAAAAAACCTTTAACAGTTGTAGAACCCATAGATGCTACTACAGAAACGAATGCTGTAAGCTTTGAAAAACCAGCTCCTAAAGGTGCTGTTAAATTGGTTGATGCCGATAATATAGATGAGTTAGTAAACTTACTTCATAATGAAGCTAAAGTGATTTAATCTGTCATTCCTGCGTCGGCAGGAAATCGAAGATTCAGCGCATGCTGATCCATAAAATAAATTATAACAACATAGATTCCTGCTTTCGCAGGAATGACAAAAACAAACATTATGTCAATTCTAGTATATACAGAGTCCGAAAACGGAAAATTTAAAAAGGCAGCTTTAGAAGTGGTGTCTTACGCTAAGGCTGTTGCAGACCAAATGGGGACTTCAGTAACTGCAGTTGCTGTTAATGCAGATAATGCAGAAACACTTGGAAACTACGGAGCGTCAAAAGTACTTTTAGTAAAAGACGAGTCTTTAAAAGCGTTTAATGCTAAAAAATATGCAGCTATTGTTGAAAATGCAGCAAAAAATGAAGGCTCAAAAGTAGTGGTCGTAAGCGCAAGTGCAGATAGTAAATATTTAGCGCCTTTATTAGCTGTAGGTTTAGATGCAGGATATGTGTCTAATGTTGTTGCTGCACCATCAAACGTGTCACCATTTACAGTAAAACATTCAGCATTTACAAATAAAGCATTTGCTAATACAGAAATAACTACGGATGTAAAAATTGTTGGTTTATCTAATAATTCGTTTGGGTTGGTAGAATCTGGAGGTAGTGCTTCAGTTGAAGACTTTTCTCCTTCAATTCCAGAGTCTGGAGTTACTGTTGAGTCTGTAGATAAAGCAACCGATAAAGTAAGTATTGCTGATGCAGAGATCGTTGTTTCTGGGGGAAGAGGATTAAAAGGACCTGAAAACTGGGGAATGATAGAAGAACTTGCAGAAGTTTTAGGAGCAGCAACAGCTTGCTCTAAGCCAGTTTCTGATTTAGGATGGAGACCACACGGTGAACACGTTGGACAAACAGGGAAACCTGTAGCCTCTAATTTATATATAGCCATTGGTATTTCTGGAGCGATTCAGCATTTAGCAGGTATCAATTCATCTAAAGTAAAAGTTGTAATTAACACAGATCCAGAGGCACCTTTCTTTAAGGCTGCAGATTATGGAGTGGTAGGTGATGCTTTTGAAGTTGTACCAAAATTAATTGAAAAGTTAAAAGCGTTTAAAGCTGCAAACGCATAATTTAGTGAATCGCTGATTTAAACCGTTATAGCGTGACGTATTTAAATTAGTAGAGCTAATGAATCTTAGTTTAAAAACCTCTAAGCTTGCTCAGAGGTTTTTTTTTATTACCTTTAAAATCCTAATTCCAATCCAATCGATGAGGTATCAATAAAGCCTGATTAAATTTTAAAGCTCTCTGTTCACTTACGTTTTATCGAAAGTATCAGGAAAATTAACCAAATCTGCACAATGCAGTTGGTAAAGTCCAAATTTAAACAGTTCTTTGTGTTTTATAAATTATGAGTTTAGTTCGTTTAAATATAAAAGGCATTTCTTACAGTCAAACCCAAAATGGTGCCTACGCTTTAATACTTAATGAAGTTGATGGTGACCGAAAATTGCCAATAGTTATTGGTGCTTTCGAGGCCCAATCTATTGCTATTGCTTTGGAGAAGGAAATTCGCCCTCCACGTCCTCTAACTCACGATTTATTCAAAAATTTCTCCGATAGATTCGATATTGTTGTTAAACAAGTTATTATTCATAAGTTAGTTGATGGTGTTTTCTATTCAAGTTTAATTTGCGAACGCGATAAAATTGAAGAGATTATAGATGCCAGAACTAGCGATGCTATTGCGTTAGCTTTACGTTTTCAAGCACCAATATTTACTTACAAAAATATTCTAGATAAAGCAGGGATCTATCTCAAAGTCAACCCTAAAAAGGAAGATGAAGAAGAACAAGATAGTATACTTGTAGACGACCTTATTGTTGAAGAAATTGAAGCAGCATCTGCTGAACAAGAAGGTTATAAAAATACTTCGCTTGAAGAACTAAATAAACTCTTAGATGAAGCCGTGAATAATGAAGATTATGAAACGGCTGCTAAATTAAGAGACGAAATTTCTAAACGTTAACCAATCCTTATTATTTTATGAATCAGTTTTTCAAGGCTTTTCTTGCTATCTTCATTGGACTTTCAACAATTACAGCACAAGAACTTCAAAAACCTGTAATTGATTCCACTTACGTCGAAGATGTTAAGGATGCTTCTATTCAAATATCTGAAATTGAAGACTTAAAACTTAATAATTGGCAATTAACAGAATATCTCATATACGAGAGTTATCCGGATAGTATTCTAGCCAAAAATGAATTTGTTAAGGGTAAAGATTTTTTGACCCTTAACAAAAATGGTGAATATATTTCAGTGCTTAATAGCAGTTCTAATGAAGGTATTTGGCTGCAGAATAACAACCTATTAGTCTTTAAACAAAAGGTACCAACGACTGTAGATATTTATTATGAAGTATTAGTACAAGATAGAACTACGTTAAAATTAAGAAAAAATAATGAAGTCCTAATTTATGTATCAGAAGAGCATCCTGATTACCTCCTACAAGAAGCTACTAATGATATTATAATTGGAAGTGAAGGTTTTACTTTTAACAGTTTATGGCGTGGTGTTTTAGGAATGGTAACATTAATTTTTATTGCCTTTTTGTTTAGTAGCAACCGAAAAGCTATTAACTGGAAAACAGTTGGAATCGGATTGCTTTTTCAGTTGATAATTGCCATCGGTGTTTTAAAAGTAGATTTTGTTAAAACCCTTTTCGAATTTATAGGTCAAGGATTTATTGCAATTCTTGGTTTTACACAAGCTGGTAGCGAATTTCTATTTGGAGGAGTGTTAGACATTAACTCATTCGGTTTCATATTTGCGTTTCAAGTATTACCGACCATTATCTTCTTCTCTGCCTTAACTTCAGTTCTGTTTTATTTAGGATTGATTCAAAAAGTTGTAAAAGGAATGGGATGGTTGTTATCTAAAGTACTAGGGATTTCTGGACCAGAAAGTTTAAGCGTTGCAGGGAATATTTTCTTAGGTCAGACTGAAGCACCTTTATTGATAAAGGCTTATTTGGAAAAAATGAATAAGTCTGAAATTCTCCTCGTTATGATTGGTGGAATGGCAACCGTTGCAGGTGCAGTTTTAGCAGCATACATAGGCTTTTTAGGTGGAGAAGATGAAGCTTTACAATTGTTTTATGCTAAACATTTATTAGCCGCTTCTGTCATGGCAGCACCAGGAGCAATTGTAATTTCTAAAATATTATTTCCGCAAACAGAAAAAGTAAACACAGATGTTACTGTATCTCAAGAAAGAATTGGATCTAATATTTTAGAAGCCATAGCAAATGGAACAACAGAAGGTTTGAAATTAGCTGTAAATGTTGGTGCGATGCTTTTAGTATTTGTTGCTTTTATCGCAATGATTAACGGAATACTTGGGAGTATTGCCGGATTTGATGGAATGACTATTGCAGCCTTAAATATAGATTGGCATTTTACGTCAATTAATGAAACCATAGCATCTAATACTCCATACGACAGTCTATCATTAGAATTTCTTTTAGGGTATCTCTTTGCACCGTTAATGTGGTTAATTGGTGTTGCTGCAGAAGATATGGCTTTGATGGGGCAGTTGCTTGGGATTAAATTAGCAGCAAGTGAATTTATTGGTTATATTCAATTAGCAGATTTAAAAAATGCAGCTAATGCAACGCATTTAACTTATGAAAAGTCTATTATAATGGCCACGTATATGTTATGTGGTTTTGCCAACTTTGCGTCTATAGGAATTCAAATTGGAGGTATTGGATCTTTAGCACCTGGCCAACGTACACAATTGTCTAAATTTGGTATCAAAGCTTTAATTGGAGGAACACTTGCTTCATTAGTTTCTGCAACTATTGCAGGAATGATAATTGGTTAGAGTTAGTTAATAACTTTTAATATTATACAAAGCTTCAAGTCTAATGATTTGAAGCTTTTTTTTATTTTCGCTATAAGTTCTGCTATTCTTATTTTAGCATTTCATTCCTCAAGATTTCAGTTTAATTTAAAGACATTTCCACTTTGGTGGGAAATAAGTATGAAACAATATCACGACCTAGTAAAGCATGTTTTAGCAGAAGGAAACGACAAAGGAGATAGAACAGGTACAGGCACAACAAGTGTTTTTGGCTATCAGATGCGTTTCGATTTAAGTGAAGGTTTTCCTATGGTAACCACTAAAAAGTTACATTTAAAATCTATTATTTACGAATTACTTTGGTTTTTAAAAGGTGATACAAATACCAAGTACCTTACTGAGAATGGAGTAAGAATTTGGAACGAATGGGCTGATGAAAATGGAGACCTTGGACCCGTTTATGGACATCAATGGAGAAATTGGGCAAGCGAAGATATTGATCAGATCAAAGAAGTCATTCAAACCTTAAAAAATAATCCTAACAGCCGTAGAATGTTGGTTTCTGCTTGGAATCCTTCGGTTTTACCAGACACCTCAAAGTCATTTTCTGAGAATGTAGCGAATGGAAAAGCGGCTTTGCCTCCTTGTCATGCGTTTTTTCAGTTTTATGTTGCGGATGGAAAATTATCTTGCCAACTCTACCAACGTAGTGCAGACATTTTTTTAGGAGTTCCTTTTAATATTGGATCTTATGCGTTGTTTACAATGATGATGGCTCAAGTTTGCGGTTATGAAGCAGGTGATTTTATCCATACGTTTGGTGATGCTCATATTTACAACAACCATAAGGAGCAACTAGAGTTGCAATTATCTAGAGAGATTAGACCCTTACCTAAAATGATTTTAAATCCTGAGGTAAAAGATATTTTCGACTTTAAATTTGAAGATTTTACATTGGTTGACTACAATCCACATCCACATATTAAAGGTAAAGTTGCCGTTTAAATTTATTTGATGAGAAATTTCGTTATTATATTTTTTTGTGGCTTGTTTTTGAGTGCACAAGAAAAGGAAGATGCAACATATCCTGTGTATAGAGGGTGTAATCAAGAATTAAGTTTTGAAGACACTAAGCAATGTACTTCAGATAAAATTATAGATTATCTCAAAGTGAGTTTTAATTATGAATTAGCAGATAAAGTTTTTCCAACGGAATTAACCACTCAATTTCATGTAGAATTTACCATCAATAAAAAAGGTAGAACAGAGCAAATTAATGTTAAAGCGCATCATAAAGCGATTGCTGTAGATGTAATTCAGCTTATAAAACGAATGCCAAAATTTAAAGCACCAGGCACAAGTAATGGAGAACCTATAGAGGTACGCTATAGTGCTTTAATGACGATTAGGTTGTTAGGGTAAATGAAAAAGCACCTCAAACTAAACTGAGATGCTTTTTAATGTCTTGTTTTTATAGAAGTAGTCTATAAATTGATTACACAATTTTCTTCACCAGCAAACTCGTTGAATGCATAAGAATCTGCTTGATCATCATTGATGTAAGTACCATCTACAAGGTATCTAAATTCGTAAGAATTATCACTTGCTAAATCAACAGTACCTTTAAAGGTTCCGTTTTTTAATTTCTTTAGTTCAGTAGCTTCAGTATTCCACTCGTTAAAGCTTCCAACAACTGCTACACTTTTTGCCTCTTCTGCAGGCACAGAAAATGTTACCTTACAAACTGGCTTACTTTTTAAATACTGTTTTTTGATTGCCATAATAATATAAAATATAAATTTATTTATGCTTACAAAAATATAAAAGAAATGCACAAAAAATATCGATTAAATGCCTTATAACTAAAGAATTATCAATTTCGTATAATACGAATTATTTTTTATTTAAGAATGTAATATTTACCACCTTATATTATAGGATTAATAACAGAATTTCGATTTGCTTTGGTGCTGATAATCAGCTATATCGTTTTCGATTGTTACGATATGTTAATCTCTTGAAATCACAATAACAATTTTCTAAAAAAACAAGTATCTTTATATTATTAAATTACGATCATGTTCAGCAAAAAAAAACAAGTTACAACTATAGATAAAGACCAGTTAGAGCTCATTGAAAATGCTCAAAAGCGCATTAGGCAAAA encodes:
- a CDS encoding DUF5686 family protein, which codes for MKLKLLIPFLILGFFSAVAQTKVSGHVIDENNVPIPFVNVLFKGSTEGTITNEDGKFYLESEENWSDLIISFIGFQTLDIPLTKRVNYELKFTLKEEASSLDEVLIVTGKQSKKASENPAIRILKKIWERKRHNGLSQFKQYEYDQYEKVEFDLNTIDSALIKSKLFKGMEFVFNEVDTSKVTGKTYLPIFLNESVKKISGDNILNKEHEDLKGNKNSGFSNNQTIIDFIDDLYSEYNVYDNYLKFFDKSFVSPLSRTGVQTYNYVLSDSAFIDNKWCYNIIYYPRRKNELTFKGDFWVNDSTYAIKEINLQASKSANINWVKEIYIEQEFEVLNDSVFLIKRDYFLSDFAMNKKEMSRGVYGKRTTIYDNYEFDQPKDPKSYDKVVYNYDEDVYNREDDFWQTNRLEVLSKDEKGVYKMLDTLKTVKKFKRIYNLASILGSGYIEFPSLNLDYGPIFSTFGYNEVEGVRLRTGGRTYFGPNDLWRIEGFLAYGLKDDKFKYGISGKWLVDKRTRLTLFGGNRRDVEQIGASLTSSSDVLGRSLASSAVIGTGTNDKLSNINLTNFGASIEPSRNFEVRIDGSFRTISSASPTFSLDYNDPEALSGVSSEIKQFESRLSLGYFPKRQMTGFGVERKHKNDNFARLFAQVSRGDRDWFDSDFDYTKVQFSYIQPWQVGGFGRLVTSVELGKTFGEVPLGLLSVVPGNQSYFSIYNTFTQLDYYEFVTDTYSSVHLEHNFNGRIFSRIPFLKKYNLRAILGLRGVWGELSDENMALNSTGNPMEIPLVAPDTRMYYEYSFGVANIFKVLRLDFNFRGNYLDRPNARPFGVTGSFGFYF
- a CDS encoding pyruvate dehydrogenase complex E1 component subunit beta, with the translated sequence MKTIQFREAICEAMSEEMRRDESVYLMGEEVAEYNGAYKASKGMLDEFGAKRVIDTPIAELGFAGIAIGSTMTGNRPIVEYMTFNFSLVGIDQIINNAAKIRQMSGGQFKCPIVFRGPTASAGQLGATHSQAFENWFANTPGLKVVVPSNPYDAKGLLKAAIRDDDPVIFMESEQMYGDKGEVPEGEYVLPIGVAEIKREGTDVTIVSFGKIIKEAYKAADELEKEGISCEIIDLRTVRPMDRAAILKSVKKTNRLVVLEEAWPFGNVATEITYLVQSEAFDYLDAPIIKINTADTPAPYSPVLLAEWLPNSDDVVKAVKKVMYK
- a CDS encoding electron transfer flavoprotein subunit beta/FixA family protein, whose product is MKILVCISHVPDTTSKINFTDGDTKFDTNGVQYVINPNDEFGLTRAMWFKEKQGASVDVVNVGGSETEPTLRKALAIGADSAIRVNTPATDGYAVAKQLAKVVNDGGYDLVIAGRESIDYNGTMVPGMLAAMIGANFVTNCISLEVDGTSAKAVREIDGGKETVSTSLPLVIGGQKGLVEESDLRIPNMRGIMMARKKPLTVVEPIDATTETNAVSFEKPAPKGAVKLVDADNIDELVNLLHNEAKVI
- a CDS encoding electron transfer flavoprotein subunit alpha/FixB family protein; protein product: MSILVYTESENGKFKKAALEVVSYAKAVADQMGTSVTAVAVNADNAETLGNYGASKVLLVKDESLKAFNAKKYAAIVENAAKNEGSKVVVVSASADSKYLAPLLAVGLDAGYVSNVVAAPSNVSPFTVKHSAFTNKAFANTEITTDVKIVGLSNNSFGLVESGGSASVEDFSPSIPESGVTVESVDKATDKVSIADAEIVVSGGRGLKGPENWGMIEELAEVLGAATACSKPVSDLGWRPHGEHVGQTGKPVASNLYIAIGISGAIQHLAGINSSKVKVVINTDPEAPFFKAADYGVVGDAFEVVPKLIEKLKAFKAANA
- a CDS encoding bifunctional nuclease family protein; translation: MSLVRLNIKGISYSQTQNGAYALILNEVDGDRKLPIVIGAFEAQSIAIALEKEIRPPRPLTHDLFKNFSDRFDIVVKQVIIHKLVDGVFYSSLICERDKIEEIIDARTSDAIALALRFQAPIFTYKNILDKAGIYLKVNPKKEDEEEQDSILVDDLIVEEIEAASAEQEGYKNTSLEELNKLLDEAVNNEDYETAAKLRDEISKR
- a CDS encoding NupC/NupG family nucleoside CNT transporter, whose translation is MNQFFKAFLAIFIGLSTITAQELQKPVIDSTYVEDVKDASIQISEIEDLKLNNWQLTEYLIYESYPDSILAKNEFVKGKDFLTLNKNGEYISVLNSSSNEGIWLQNNNLLVFKQKVPTTVDIYYEVLVQDRTTLKLRKNNEVLIYVSEEHPDYLLQEATNDIIIGSEGFTFNSLWRGVLGMVTLIFIAFLFSSNRKAINWKTVGIGLLFQLIIAIGVLKVDFVKTLFEFIGQGFIAILGFTQAGSEFLFGGVLDINSFGFIFAFQVLPTIIFFSALTSVLFYLGLIQKVVKGMGWLLSKVLGISGPESLSVAGNIFLGQTEAPLLIKAYLEKMNKSEILLVMIGGMATVAGAVLAAYIGFLGGEDEALQLFYAKHLLAASVMAAPGAIVISKILFPQTEKVNTDVTVSQERIGSNILEAIANGTTEGLKLAVNVGAMLLVFVAFIAMINGILGSIAGFDGMTIAALNIDWHFTSINETIASNTPYDSLSLEFLLGYLFAPLMWLIGVAAEDMALMGQLLGIKLAASEFIGYIQLADLKNAANATHLTYEKSIIMATYMLCGFANFASIGIQIGGIGSLAPGQRTQLSKFGIKALIGGTLASLVSATIAGMIIG
- a CDS encoding thymidylate synthase, giving the protein MKQYHDLVKHVLAEGNDKGDRTGTGTTSVFGYQMRFDLSEGFPMVTTKKLHLKSIIYELLWFLKGDTNTKYLTENGVRIWNEWADENGDLGPVYGHQWRNWASEDIDQIKEVIQTLKNNPNSRRMLVSAWNPSVLPDTSKSFSENVANGKAALPPCHAFFQFYVADGKLSCQLYQRSADIFLGVPFNIGSYALFTMMMAQVCGYEAGDFIHTFGDAHIYNNHKEQLELQLSREIRPLPKMILNPEVKDIFDFKFEDFTLVDYNPHPHIKGKVAV
- a CDS encoding energy transducer TonB is translated as MRNFVIIFFCGLFLSAQEKEDATYPVYRGCNQELSFEDTKQCTSDKIIDYLKVSFNYELADKVFPTELTTQFHVEFTINKKGRTEQINVKAHHKAIAVDVIQLIKRMPKFKAPGTSNGEPIEVRYSALMTIRLLG
- a CDS encoding isoamylase early set domain-containing protein, giving the protein MAIKKQYLKSKPVCKVTFSVPAEEAKSVAVVGSFNEWNTEATELKKLKNGTFKGTVDLASDNSYEFRYLVDGTYINDDQADSYAFNEFAGEENCVINL